The Sedimentisphaera salicampi genome includes a region encoding these proteins:
- a CDS encoding reverse transcriptase domain-containing protein, with protein MLNREKIELAYKILKHEVYYDKNDLMLRCKLAEFENQKDFPNFWENIINIFKKFQYSNENTTITKYLESIDFVIIPKSFDGSKNNSEHDKPNYLTNISTKEKYIIDKVNYHIKAPVELHIISTLWCMYAGVLLDKEFSDKCYGYRINPNLYCDNNETGNLFKFYPEQYSGWRDNGLKKAKKLLNSKEDVAILALDIEQFYYSIEFNFDKLKNCLNDKRNDKDSKDEDISIAIKLTEIIEVICKRYNSKIKHLKELTHPCTSNNTLPLGMNFSPILANWFISDFDKAIEKKINPEYYGRYVDDMLIVLANPTINEKDSFKSFVHDYFIKTDILAEKDSKYVFKDNHNLRINDKKVLLQHFSKDHSQASLEKFVNKIKQNSSEFRYLPEDDIDEKFDEVAYDLLYKGSPNKLSNVIGITENKYEMAKFLGCKISLLIHSHHKPDFQSNSELLFFFSGKTGLEYFSLWERCLTYLIVSKSYKNAETLINNLIKSVEKVTYINDSLENARISEQLKTFFNNHIVYSIVIPLALKNYIPEYVQKTLYKIFDEQRILRNVKDIRKANLIRHNYISLPLTNYTDYKNDYTEFNILNVSKCKFKDKKIALSPRFIHMDEFLIYSYYTNPTEVEPDKLLEKYNKIVGQFLQPTNYGDLSCKIENRYCGKNDKEKCPKDGSFWDIKVNKEKQKFKEKIKVGIVNLKVKDSDIEASYKNKPAISIARHQELNATLNLATRENCDLLIMPELSVPFRWFQDLIYYSKKRQIGLILGLEYFVDKGYAYNYLATILPYIDSKKRKYCYPNLRLKKHYAYKETELLKGNRLNIPPVENESYSKFEWQGLHFCSYNCFELADIHHRSMFKSMVDLVVACEYNKDVSYFSNIAESVSRDLHCYYIQVNSSNYGDSRIVSPSKKDFMDVVKVKGGENTTILTATLDIKALREHQHKTYSLQKNSEFGFKPTPPNYDVDILEKRR; from the coding sequence ATGCTAAATAGAGAAAAGATTGAGTTAGCCTATAAAATATTAAAACATGAAGTATATTATGACAAAAACGATTTAATGCTTAGATGTAAGCTTGCAGAGTTCGAAAACCAAAAAGACTTCCCCAATTTTTGGGAAAATATAATAAATATCTTTAAAAAATTCCAGTACTCCAATGAAAACACCACAATTACCAAATATTTAGAGAGTATTGATTTTGTAATTATCCCTAAATCCTTTGACGGTTCTAAAAACAATTCTGAGCATGATAAGCCAAACTATTTAACCAACATTAGCACCAAAGAAAAATATATAATAGACAAAGTTAATTATCATATTAAAGCTCCAGTTGAGCTGCATATTATTTCAACTTTATGGTGTATGTATGCAGGTGTATTACTTGATAAAGAGTTTTCTGATAAGTGCTATGGCTACAGAATCAATCCTAATTTATATTGCGACAATAATGAAACAGGTAATCTATTTAAATTTTACCCTGAACAATACAGTGGTTGGAGAGATAACGGCTTAAAAAAAGCAAAAAAACTTTTAAACTCAAAAGAAGATGTAGCCATCTTAGCACTAGATATTGAACAATTTTATTATTCTATTGAATTCAATTTTGACAAATTAAAGAATTGTCTGAATGACAAACGTAACGATAAGGATTCTAAAGATGAAGATATTAGTATTGCAATTAAATTAACGGAAATTATTGAAGTTATATGCAAAAGATACAATTCCAAAATAAAGCATCTAAAAGAACTCACTCACCCTTGTACTTCGAATAACACTCTTCCTCTTGGAATGAACTTTTCACCTATTCTCGCAAATTGGTTTATTAGTGATTTTGACAAAGCAATTGAGAAAAAAATTAATCCTGAATATTACGGCCGCTATGTTGATGATATGTTAATAGTGCTGGCTAATCCAACTATCAATGAAAAAGATTCTTTCAAAAGCTTCGTCCATGATTATTTTATTAAAACGGATATATTAGCTGAAAAGGACTCTAAATACGTCTTTAAGGATAATCACAACCTTCGAATTAATGATAAGAAAGTTCTTTTGCAACACTTTAGTAAGGATCATTCCCAAGCAAGCCTTGAAAAATTTGTAAATAAAATAAAACAAAACAGCAGTGAATTCAGATATCTCCCTGAGGATGACATTGACGAAAAATTTGATGAGGTGGCGTATGATTTACTTTATAAGGGCTCACCTAATAAATTATCAAATGTTATTGGTATTACCGAAAACAAATATGAAATGGCGAAATTCCTGGGATGTAAAATTTCACTACTTATCCACTCTCACCATAAGCCCGATTTTCAAAGCAATTCTGAATTGTTGTTTTTTTTCTCAGGAAAAACAGGATTGGAATATTTTTCTTTATGGGAAAGATGCTTAACGTATTTGATTGTAAGCAAATCATATAAAAACGCTGAAACCCTCATCAATAATTTAATTAAAAGTGTCGAAAAAGTAACTTATATAAATGACAGTCTTGAAAATGCGAGAATCTCAGAACAACTAAAAACCTTTTTCAATAATCATATAGTTTATTCTATAGTAATACCTTTGGCATTAAAGAATTATATCCCTGAGTATGTGCAGAAAACCCTTTACAAAATATTTGATGAGCAGCGTATTTTAAGAAATGTCAAAGATATTCGAAAAGCTAATCTTATTCGCCATAATTACATTTCATTGCCTTTGACCAACTATACTGACTATAAAAATGACTATACCGAATTTAACATTCTTAATGTTTCAAAGTGTAAATTTAAAGACAAAAAAATAGCTTTATCCCCTCGTTTTATACACATGGATGAATTTTTAATTTATAGTTATTATACAAACCCTACCGAAGTAGAACCAGACAAATTACTTGAGAAATATAATAAAATAGTAGGCCAATTTCTTCAGCCAACTAATTATGGCGATTTATCTTGCAAGATAGAGAACCGTTATTGTGGTAAAAATGATAAAGAGAAATGTCCGAAAGATGGCTCATTTTGGGATATAAAAGTTAACAAGGAAAAGCAAAAATTTAAGGAAAAAATTAAAGTTGGGATTGTTAACCTTAAAGTAAAAGATTCTGACATTGAGGCATCTTATAAAAACAAACCAGCAATTTCTATAGCAAGACATCAAGAATTGAATGCGACTCTTAACCTTGCAACTAGGGAGAATTGCGATTTACTGATAATGCCTGAATTATCGGTCCCATTTCGTTGGTTTCAAGACTTAATTTACTATTCCAAAAAAAGGCAAATTGGTCTTATATTAGGTTTAGAATATTTTGTAGATAAAGGATATGCCTATAATTATTTAGCAACAATATTGCCATATATTGACTCCAAAAAAAGAAAATATTGCTATCCAAACTTGAGACTCAAAAAACATTATGCTTACAAAGAAACTGAATTATTAAAAGGGAATCGTTTAAATATTCCACCGGTGGAAAATGAAAGCTATTCAAAGTTTGAATGGCAAGGTCTTCATTTTTGTTCATATAACTGTTTTGAATTAGCAGATATTCATCACCGCTCAATGTTTAAATCAATGGTTGATTTAGTAGTGGCCTGTGAATATAACAAAGATGTTTCGTATTTCTCGAATATTGCAGAATCAGTTTCAAGAGACCTGCATTGCTATTATATTCAAGTCAATAGTTCAAATTACGGAGACTCAAGAATAGTAAGCCCTTCTAAAAAAGACTTTATGGATGTTGTAAAGGTTAAAGGTGGAGAAAACACTACTATATTGACGGCTACTCTGGATATTAAAGCGCTAAGAGAACACCAACATAAAACATATTCATTACAAAAAAATTCTGAGTTTGGGTTTAAACCAACTCCACCAAATTATGATGTTGATATTCTTGAAAAAAGGAGGTAA
- a CDS encoding HAD family hydrolase, producing MQYDTVLFDLDGTLIDTVEDLGDTMNKALEQFGFAQITYEQCRVMLGIGLRHFCESALPEGKKGMVDEVMEVFRKIYNDNFCEKTKPYDGIPELLSWLKERGFKLAVITNKNEDISSVIVEKIFGNNVFGAVRGAKDGIGCKPQPGPALGVLERLGSEPAKTLFVGDGETDVETAKNCGCRGVWVKWGFRELEELGEHKPDDIISRPEELKEIIERNKRID from the coding sequence ATGCAATACGATACAGTACTCTTCGACCTCGACGGAACGCTTATTGACACCGTAGAAGACCTCGGAGACACGATGAACAAAGCTTTGGAGCAATTCGGCTTTGCCCAGATCACTTATGAGCAGTGCCGTGTTATGCTCGGGATTGGGCTGAGGCATTTCTGCGAATCCGCCCTGCCTGAGGGCAAAAAGGGTATGGTGGATGAGGTGATGGAGGTTTTCCGCAAGATCTACAACGATAATTTCTGTGAGAAAACAAAGCCGTATGATGGGATCCCGGAGCTGCTGAGCTGGCTCAAAGAGCGGGGATTCAAACTGGCAGTTATCACGAATAAGAATGAAGATATATCGTCTGTGATAGTGGAGAAGATATTCGGAAACAATGTTTTCGGCGCTGTGCGAGGGGCAAAAGACGGGATAGGCTGCAAGCCCCAGCCCGGGCCAGCGCTGGGAGTGTTGGAGAGGCTGGGCTCAGAGCCAGCGAAAACGCTCTTCGTTGGCGACGGCGAGACGGATGTGGAAACTGCGAAAAACTGCGGCTGCCGGGGGGTTTGGGTGAAGTGGGGATTCAGAGAGCTTGAAGAGCTCGGAGAACACAAGCCAGACGATATTATCTCCCGCCCCGAGGAGCTGAAAGAGATAATCGAGCGGAACAAGCGGATAGATTAA
- the prfB gene encoding peptide chain release factor 2 (programmed frameshift) yields the protein MERIEIKEAIADLEARILKVATGFNLPEKQDRKNELEKQMSSPDFWDEQEKAQKTVSELSSLKSVVEPVSSAIQEITDLKDIFELAEAEDDDSTVASIESDVKRMQAECEKIELAGTLNGPNDTNNCFLGIHAGAGGTESCDWAGMLLRMYTRYFENNGYKYEELDSTPGEEAGIRSVMLKVSGPFAFGKLSCEAGVHRLVRISPFDSQNRRHTSFSAVDVTPEAGDDIDIEINESDIRVDYYRASGAGGQHVNKTSSAVRITHQPTGIVVQCQNDRSQHKNKAEAMKMLKAKLYMLEQQKRDKEIAELYGNKGEIAWGNQIRSYVLQPYQMVKDHRTDTQTGNVQAVLDGDIERFIESYLRFRAEKKNK from the exons ATGGAAAGAATTGAAATCAAAGAGGCGATTGCCGACTTGGAGGCGCGAATACTAAAAGTT GCGACTGGCTTTAACCTCCCTGAAAAACAGGACAGAAAAAACGAGCTTGAAAAGCAGATGAGCTCGCCGGACTTCTGGGATGAACAGGAGAAGGCGCAGAAAACCGTCTCGGAACTCAGCTCCTTGAAAAGCGTCGTGGAGCCTGTAAGCTCTGCGATACAGGAAATCACTGATCTGAAAGATATATTCGAGCTTGCAGAGGCAGAAGATGATGATTCAACGGTAGCGTCAATCGAATCGGATGTGAAACGTATGCAGGCTGAATGCGAGAAGATTGAGCTGGCAGGCACTTTGAACGGCCCAAACGACACCAACAACTGCTTTCTCGGGATTCACGCTGGCGCCGGCGGGACAGAAAGCTGCGATTGGGCTGGGATGCTTCTGCGTATGTACACCCGCTACTTCGAAAACAACGGCTATAAATACGAAGAACTCGACAGCACCCCGGGCGAAGAGGCTGGAATCCGCTCTGTGATGCTTAAGGTGAGCGGGCCGTTTGCATTTGGGAAGCTTTCCTGCGAGGCCGGGGTTCATCGGCTGGTGAGAATAAGCCCTTTCGACTCACAAAACAGAAGGCATACAAGCTTTTCGGCTGTGGATGTAACTCCGGAGGCGGGAGATGATATCGATATTGAGATAAACGAATCTGATATACGAGTGGACTACTACCGCGCCAGCGGAGCGGGCGGTCAGCACGTAAACAAGACCAGCTCAGCAGTGCGGATCACCCATCAGCCTACGGGAATCGTTGTGCAGTGTCAGAACGACAGGAGCCAGCACAAAAACAAGGCCGAGGCAATGAAGATGCTCAAGGCCAAACTATATATGCTCGAACAGCAGAAACGCGACAAAGAAATCGCAGAGCTCTACGGCAACAAAGGCGAAATCGCCTGGGGCAACCAAATACGAAGCTACGTGCTCCAGCCATATCAGATGGTGAAAGACCACCGCACAGACACCCAGACGGGCAACGTGCAGGCAGTGCTCGACGGCGATATAGAGCGGTTTATAGAAAGCTATCTAAGATTCCGTGCGGAGAAGAAGAATAAGTAG
- the ychF gene encoding redox-regulated ATPase YchF — MSLSIGIVGLPNVGKSTLFNALTKAQNAESQNYPFCTIEPNKAIVPVPDKRLYKLAELVSPKKVTPATIEFVDIAGLVEGASKGEGLGNKFLGNIRQTSAIVHVVRCFKDENVVHVSAEPNPKRDVETIETELALADLEQLERKIERLEKQVKADKKLASTLTLAGRLKEHLEEGRPVNSFEQADSEAFENFVQEMGFITAKTVIFAANVDEQGLTEDNEYAKALGEIAENRGAELVKICAKLEEDMVDMTDEERGEFLESAGVEESGLEKVIHHGFDALGLMSYFTAGPKEVRAWTIKKGWTAPQAAGVIHTDFERGFIRAEVIPYEDYIHFGSENAAKEAGKMAAKGKAYVVNDGDVVNFLFNV, encoded by the coding sequence ATGTCCTTAAGCATAGGTATTGTAGGTCTGCCGAACGTAGGCAAGAGCACATTATTCAACGCCCTGACAAAGGCGCAGAACGCAGAATCACAGAACTATCCGTTCTGCACGATCGAGCCGAACAAGGCGATTGTGCCGGTGCCGGATAAACGCCTCTACAAGCTGGCAGAGCTTGTGAGCCCCAAGAAGGTTACGCCTGCAACGATAGAGTTTGTCGATATTGCCGGCCTTGTGGAAGGGGCGAGCAAGGGCGAGGGACTTGGGAACAAGTTTCTCGGGAACATCCGCCAGACCTCCGCTATTGTGCATGTTGTGCGGTGCTTCAAGGATGAGAATGTTGTGCACGTTTCCGCTGAGCCGAACCCGAAGCGGGACGTTGAAACGATAGAAACAGAGCTTGCGCTAGCGGATTTGGAGCAGCTTGAAAGAAAGATCGAAAGGCTTGAAAAACAGGTTAAGGCGGATAAAAAACTCGCTTCCACTCTCACTCTTGCCGGCAGGCTCAAAGAGCATCTTGAAGAGGGCAGGCCCGTAAATTCATTCGAGCAGGCCGATTCTGAGGCGTTTGAGAACTTCGTTCAGGAGATGGGCTTTATAACTGCCAAAACGGTTATTTTTGCTGCGAATGTGGATGAGCAGGGTCTCACAGAAGACAACGAATACGCTAAGGCTCTCGGCGAGATCGCTGAAAACCGCGGCGCAGAGCTAGTGAAGATATGCGCAAAGCTTGAGGAGGATATGGTGGATATGACAGACGAGGAGAGGGGCGAATTTCTCGAGTCTGCGGGAGTGGAAGAAAGCGGGCTTGAAAAGGTAATCCACCACGGTTTTGATGCGCTAGGCCTTATGAGCTACTTCACAGCAGGCCCGAAAGAGGTTCGGGCATGGACCATCAAAAAGGGCTGGACAGCCCCTCAGGCAGCGGGCGTGATTCATACCGATTTCGAGAGAGGCTTTATCAGGGCGGAGGTTATCCCGTACGAGGATTATATTCACTTCGGCAGCGAAAATGCGGCTAAGGAGGCTGGGAAAATGGCCGCAAAAGGCAAAGCCTACGTGGTAAACGACGGGGATGTTGTGAACTTCCTCTTCAACGTATAA
- a CDS encoding type I restriction-modification system subunit M N-terminal domain-containing protein, which produces MADKQGKANFIWKIADDILRGSFKAHEYGDVILPFVVLRRLDCVLEPTKDKVIETYNQFKDKNLPDISGILLNSTINEKSPKGLNFYNT; this is translated from the coding sequence ATGGCCGATAAACAGGGAAAAGCGAATTTTATCTGGAAAATTGCAGATGATATCCTGAGAGGCTCATTCAAAGCCCATGAGTATGGAGATGTTATACTGCCTTTCGTGGTTCTTAGAAGGCTGGACTGCGTTCTTGAGCCTACAAAAGATAAGGTTATAGAGACTTACAATCAGTTTAAAGATAAAAATCTGCCTGATATTTCAGGTATTCTCCTGAACTCAACTATAAACGAAAAATCCCCTAAGGGGCTGAATTTTTATAATACTTAA
- a CDS encoding dockerin type I domain-containing protein: MKTKALFMNLTAFSIICIMLPQISKAASPGWENPQGLDYSMCIYAKVFDQQGSEMAVAPESAISAWTSEGTLAGCTSEPVDSPAGTIFTFQVFHELSMAENLTVKVYDSELDEVFETEYIFDFAAGTTLGDVVNPVVVVAKANYKTGDFNEDGFVDLLDLAVMQSEWLSETSLQSDINSDSKVNIQDFQLFSKEFDN; encoded by the coding sequence ATGAAAACCAAGGCGTTATTTATGAACCTGACAGCATTTTCAATTATATGTATAATGCTGCCCCAAATTTCCAAAGCCGCCTCTCCAGGATGGGAAAACCCGCAGGGGCTTGATTACTCAATGTGCATTTATGCAAAAGTTTTCGATCAGCAGGGCAGCGAAATGGCAGTTGCTCCGGAATCGGCTATTTCTGCTTGGACATCAGAGGGTACATTGGCCGGCTGCACGTCAGAGCCGGTGGATTCGCCCGCAGGGACAATTTTTACTTTTCAGGTGTTTCACGAACTTTCGATGGCAGAAAATCTAACTGTGAAGGTTTACGACAGCGAGCTTGATGAGGTGTTTGAAACGGAATACATCTTTGATTTCGCTGCCGGCACCACTCTGGGAGATGTGGTGAACCCTGTTGTGGTTGTGGCAAAAGCAAATTATAAAACCGGAGATTTCAACGAAGACGGGTTTGTAGATTTGCTTGACCTTGCTGTAATGCAGTCTGAATGGCTCTCTGAAACGAGCCTGCAGAGCGACATAAACTCTGACAGCAAAGTAAACATTCAGGATTTCCAGCTTTTCTCTAAGGAATTCGATAATTAA
- a CDS encoding formylglycine-generating enzyme family protein — translation MSFWRFSVMELLAVAVSFSMAGYVTTDTFGEGANQFSVDFVSISGDASSANGTVISQYDPGVDGYKTFTDPGTEYRIGQYEISYDQWSKFINEDGTPYGTPTNAYGNDSDTTGSQPVNKISWLEAAQFVNYLNTSKGYQAAYNFTGDKGTDNYAISTWTQAEAAGGTNLYRHKDAHYFLPTEDEWVKAAYWNGSGLQTYATPDGTKPEISVDSNYDKPNDGALWLVDDGSIELNDTYNMMGNVFEWVESSFKGDYLADSKRALRGNAYQYPEVWLELTQRHNATIDIEDTTFGFRVASVPEPCSIMLFSLGGLLVRRKIAG, via the coding sequence ATGAGTTTTTGGCGTTTTTCAGTAATGGAATTGCTGGCTGTTGCAGTTTCTTTTTCAATGGCTGGCTACGTAACTACAGACACCTTCGGCGAAGGAGCAAATCAGTTTTCGGTGGACTTTGTTAGTATCTCGGGCGATGCAAGCTCTGCTAACGGTACTGTTATCAGCCAATACGATCCAGGGGTAGATGGCTACAAGACTTTCACTGATCCCGGGACTGAGTACCGTATCGGCCAGTATGAAATAAGCTACGACCAGTGGAGCAAATTTATAAATGAAGACGGTACTCCTTACGGTACGCCGACCAACGCTTACGGAAACGACTCAGATACAACTGGTTCTCAACCAGTAAACAAGATCAGCTGGCTTGAGGCTGCCCAGTTCGTTAATTACCTAAATACAAGCAAAGGCTATCAGGCCGCATATAATTTCACAGGAGATAAAGGTACAGATAACTACGCCATATCTACTTGGACTCAGGCAGAAGCCGCCGGCGGAACAAACCTCTACCGCCATAAAGACGCACACTACTTCCTACCTACAGAAGATGAATGGGTTAAAGCGGCATACTGGAACGGCTCCGGGCTTCAGACTTATGCAACACCCGACGGCACTAAGCCGGAAATTTCTGTTGATTCTAACTACGATAAACCAAATGATGGGGCTCTCTGGCTTGTTGATGATGGCAGTATTGAACTGAACGATACTTACAATATGATGGGGAATGTCTTTGAATGGGTTGAATCTTCGTTTAAAGGAGACTATCTTGCAGATTCCAAAAGAGCACTAAGAGGAAATGCCTACCAATACCCTGAAGTTTGGCTTGAACTAACTCAAAGACATAATGCTACTATTGACATAGAAGATACTACTTTTGGATTCAGAGTTGCCTCTGTCCCTGAGCCGTGCAGTATAATGCTTTTCTCTCTCGGCGGACTGCTTGTCAGACGGAAGATAGCTGGCTGA
- a CDS encoding trypsin-like peptidase domain-containing protein, translated as MKIKVITLCAVMLAAVCTAENYDRVTPVVEAYKSAKDSIVNISGFHTVARPRRGSGDIFDFFGPRFAPREYEEKKHDLGSGFVVHQDGYVVTNAHVVKGQEKVMLTFADGKEYEAEIISADEKKDIAFLKIQSEEETFKAIKMGESCDLMIGETVIAVGNPFGFSSSVTEGIVSAKGRNIKVREGFWLRGLIQTSAAINPGNSGGPVLNINGELIGVTTAIRAEAQNIGFAIPVDTVAGGLADMLLPENMRRVKMGLVIGRMGCLKDKSGLKVDKVFEDSPASKKGVQQGDIITEIDDKKVSGFIDFYVKMMNKDIGEKIRLTCVRRDTAAQYAVELSLQPRPIPDGGKLAERFFQMEISELDSKIAQNFGFQSEYPVMIIEDLSPEGNAAKAGLKKGDIVLQIDGTPVTNMKEFSLAMEEISSGQTVEMHILRIALFGNRQISRQYIAEVKADPSAGVSEKLAI; from the coding sequence ATGAAGATTAAGGTAATAACGCTCTGCGCAGTTATGCTGGCAGCAGTTTGCACGGCAGAAAACTACGACCGCGTAACGCCGGTGGTTGAGGCGTATAAATCCGCTAAGGATTCGATTGTCAATATCTCAGGCTTTCATACCGTTGCCAGGCCGCGCAGGGGCTCGGGCGATATTTTCGATTTCTTCGGCCCGAGGTTTGCCCCGCGGGAATACGAAGAGAAAAAGCACGACCTCGGCAGCGGATTTGTGGTGCATCAGGATGGATACGTTGTTACAAATGCCCACGTGGTGAAGGGGCAGGAAAAGGTGATGCTCACATTCGCCGACGGCAAGGAATACGAGGCAGAGATCATCAGCGCCGACGAAAAGAAAGACATCGCCTTTCTGAAGATACAATCCGAGGAAGAGACGTTCAAGGCCATAAAGATGGGCGAGAGCTGCGATTTAATGATAGGCGAAACTGTGATAGCAGTTGGCAATCCGTTCGGGTTCTCAAGCTCGGTTACTGAGGGGATTGTCAGCGCTAAGGGCAGGAACATCAAGGTTCGAGAGGGCTTTTGGCTGCGCGGCCTTATCCAGACATCCGCCGCCATTAACCCGGGCAATTCCGGCGGGCCTGTACTGAACATAAACGGAGAGCTCATCGGCGTTACTACCGCAATCAGGGCCGAGGCTCAGAATATCGGATTTGCGATTCCAGTGGACACTGTGGCCGGCGGGCTGGCCGATATGCTCCTGCCGGAGAATATGAGACGCGTGAAGATGGGGCTCGTGATTGGGAGAATGGGCTGCCTCAAGGATAAAAGCGGCCTGAAGGTGGATAAGGTGTTTGAAGACAGCCCCGCTTCGAAGAAGGGCGTTCAGCAGGGCGATATTATCACCGAAATAGACGATAAGAAGGTGAGCGGATTTATCGATTTCTATGTGAAGATGATGAATAAGGATATCGGCGAGAAAATCCGGCTTACCTGCGTCCGCAGAGACACCGCTGCTCAGTATGCAGTGGAGCTGAGCCTCCAGCCAAGGCCAATCCCAGACGGCGGAAAGCTCGCTGAGCGGTTTTTCCAGATGGAAATCTCAGAGCTGGACAGCAAAATTGCACAAAATTTCGGCTTCCAGAGCGAATACCCCGTTATGATTATCGAAGATCTAAGCCCCGAGGGAAACGCCGCAAAGGCCGGGCTCAAAAAAGGTGATATTGTGCTGCAGATAGATGGTACGCCGGTTACCAATATGAAGGAATTCTCGCTCGCAATGGAAGAGATCAGCTCCGGCCAGACCGTGGAAATGCACATCCTCAGAATCGCCCTGTTCGGGAATCGCCAGATCTCACGGCAGTATATCGCCGAGGTGAAGGCAGACCCATCCGCCGGCGTATCCGAAAAACTGGCTATCTGA
- the murJ gene encoding murein biosynthesis integral membrane protein MurJ, producing the protein MFKGFRQIVSFTMLSRVLGMVRDICYSHFFGATALGDAWIISFRIPNLARRVFGEGAAVSSFIPVYSEELEHNPEAARKLANTITTAVFTILAGAVLAGWAILLGAGIFSELTADGKLIIQLTSIMLPYAAVICTVAIMAGILNVHGHFAAPAAAPVILNAFIISAILISGWAMGMPPRAQAFTAAFCVLIAGAVQTAMQITVLRRLGVRLRPELHLKMKAARKVMLLMAPMILGATVTQINTLSDELIAWFFSGSEAKGSELMLFGRIAEYPLWRGSVMHLYLSQRLYQLPLGVFGISLATAIFPVLSRAAARLETDKMMASLSGGIKMAVFAALPCSLGLVVVAEPLIRLLFENGSEFTAGDTAQSAGVLYGYAIGITGFFLQQILIKAFYAVGDSKLPAKTACWAVGINVVLNLTLIWIAGAAGLALSTAICSYVQVAVMLFVLRKRYGGFDSGFRPFLVKSLIAAGLMFAAGIAVNYFLAGMDKTAAFDAIRIAAAVAVCAGVYAGFSKLASNEGLNMVLKRNLPD; encoded by the coding sequence ATGTTCAAAGGATTCAGGCAGATTGTTTCTTTTACTATGCTCAGCAGGGTGCTTGGTATGGTACGGGACATCTGCTACAGCCACTTCTTCGGCGCAACCGCCCTTGGGGATGCCTGGATAATCTCGTTCCGCATACCGAATCTTGCAAGGCGTGTGTTCGGCGAAGGGGCGGCGGTATCTTCTTTCATACCCGTTTATTCTGAAGAGCTTGAACACAACCCCGAGGCCGCCCGAAAACTGGCCAACACAATCACCACAGCAGTGTTCACAATTCTCGCTGGAGCGGTGTTAGCAGGCTGGGCGATTCTCCTTGGGGCAGGAATATTTTCAGAACTGACAGCCGACGGGAAGCTCATAATCCAGCTCACCTCAATTATGCTCCCCTACGCTGCGGTTATCTGTACCGTTGCAATTATGGCGGGGATTCTAAACGTGCACGGACACTTCGCAGCCCCTGCGGCAGCTCCTGTAATACTCAATGCGTTCATCATCTCTGCAATACTGATTTCAGGCTGGGCGATGGGTATGCCGCCCAGGGCTCAGGCGTTCACCGCTGCATTCTGCGTGCTGATTGCAGGCGCCGTGCAGACAGCGATGCAGATTACCGTGCTAAGAAGGCTCGGAGTTCGCCTCAGGCCGGAGCTGCATCTGAAGATGAAGGCTGCGCGGAAGGTGATGCTGCTTATGGCGCCGATGATTCTCGGGGCAACTGTAACCCAGATCAACACGCTCAGCGATGAGCTGATTGCGTGGTTTTTTTCCGGCTCGGAAGCCAAAGGCAGCGAGCTTATGCTCTTCGGGCGAATTGCTGAATACCCGCTATGGAGGGGAAGCGTTATGCATCTTTACCTCTCGCAGAGGCTTTATCAGCTTCCTTTAGGCGTATTCGGGATCTCACTCGCCACAGCGATTTTTCCCGTGCTGAGCCGGGCGGCCGCAAGGCTGGAAACCGACAAGATGATGGCCTCGCTCTCAGGCGGGATTAAAATGGCGGTGTTCGCTGCACTGCCCTGCTCGCTCGGGCTGGTTGTTGTTGCAGAGCCGCTGATAAGGCTGCTTTTCGAGAACGGGAGCGAATTTACCGCAGGCGATACAGCCCAGTCTGCCGGAGTGCTGTACGGATATGCGATCGGCATTACAGGCTTCTTCCTCCAGCAGATTCTGATAAAGGCTTTTTATGCTGTGGGCGATTCAAAGCTGCCCGCCAAAACGGCCTGCTGGGCTGTGGGGATAAATGTGGTGCTGAATCTTACTCTAATCTGGATCGCAGGGGCGGCAGGCCTCGCCCTTTCTACGGCAATTTGCAGTTATGTGCAGGTGGCTGTTATGCTGTTTGTGCTGAGGAAGAGATACGGCGGATTTGATTCCGGCTTCAGGCCGTTCCTTGTGAAATCACTTATCGCTGCCGGGCTGATGTTTGCCGCTGGAATAGCTGTTAATTATTTCCTCGCCGGCATGGATAAAACTGCCGCTTTCGATGCAATAAGAATAGCCGCTGCTGTGGCAGTATGCGCGGGAGTTTATGCCGGCTTCTCAAAGCTCGCCTCAAATGAAGGCCTAAATATGGTTCTCAAACGCAATCTGCCGGATTGA